In Gopherus flavomarginatus isolate rGopFla2 chromosome 1, rGopFla2.mat.asm, whole genome shotgun sequence, a single genomic region encodes these proteins:
- the LOC127036036 gene encoding olfactory receptor 52R1-like, with translation MSDSNTTDVTNPSTFILLGIPGLEAAHIWISIPFCTMYVTAILGNFTILFIVKREPSLHGPMYYFLCMLAVTDLVLSTSILPKTLSIFWFNSREIDFSACLTQMYFIHCFSAMESGIFVAMAFDRYVAICDPLRHSTTLTNPVVARICLAVVLRSGMLTLPYPFLARSWPYCTTNIIPQSYCEHIAVVKLSCTDIHVSSYYGLFVVFSVIGLDVSFIAVSYTHILWAIFHLPTKDARLKTFGTCGSHICVILAFYIPALFSFLTHRFGHNVPLHFHILIANMYLLVPPMLNPIIYGVRTKGIRDRVLQLFTHKGT, from the coding sequence atgtcagattccaacacaactgacgtcaccaacccctccaccttcatcctgctgggcattcctggcctggaggcagcccacatctggatctccatccccttctgcaccatgtacgtcacagccatcttggggaacttcaccatcctgttcatcgtGAAGAGAGAGCCAagcctccatgggcccatgtactatttcctctgcatgctggctgtcaccgacctggtcctgtccacatccatcctgcccaaaacactgagcatcttctggttcaattctagggagatcgatttcagtgcctgcctcacccagatgtacttcattcactgcttctcagcgatggagtctgggatcttcgtggccatggcttttgatcgttACGTGGCCATTtgtgatcccctgagacattccaccacCCTGACAAACCCTGTGGTGGCCAGGATCTGCCTAGCTGTGGTGCTGCGCAGTGGCATGCTCACACTGCCCTATCCTTTTCTAGCGAGAAGTTGGCCATATTGTACAACTAATATTATCCCACAATCATATTGTGAGCACATAGCCGTGGTGAAGCTGTCCTGCACCGACATCCATGTCAGTAGTTACTACGGTCTCTTTGTGGTATTCTCTGTTATTGGATTGGATGTGTCTTTTATTGCTGTGTCCTACACCCATATCCTTTGGGCCATCTTCCAtctccccacaaaggatgcccggCTAAAGACATTTGGGACCTGTGGCTCCCACATCTGTGTCAtcttagccttttacatcccagCTCTATTCTCCTTCCTCACACACCGGTTTGGCCAcaatgtgcccctgcatttccacATTCTCATAGCCAACATGTACCTCCTGGttccccccatgttaaaccccatcatctacggggTAAGGACCAAAGGGATCCGGGACAGGGTGCTCcagctctttactcataaagggACTTGA